A window of Metabacillus sp. B2-18 contains these coding sequences:
- a CDS encoding DinB family protein, giving the protein MNNHSLSIAYHKWATLKVVGHIQTLPKEIHKQEIISVFPSLFDTLLHMIEVDELWLSRIKNREISINENNTIEQLFENYVALLNEYEQLEHDVFDQLVTYKSSEGIAYENTCYEIIQHVVNHGTYHRGNISAMLRQLGNKTVSTDYIYFLRESVDIER; this is encoded by the coding sequence ATGAATAATCATAGTTTAAGTATTGCTTATCACAAGTGGGCAACTTTAAAGGTGGTAGGGCATATCCAAACCTTACCTAAAGAGATCCATAAACAAGAAATAATAAGTGTGTTCCCCTCATTATTTGATACACTCTTACACATGATAGAGGTAGATGAACTATGGCTATCAAGAATAAAAAATAGAGAAATTAGCATAAATGAAAATAACACAATCGAACAACTATTTGAAAATTATGTAGCGTTACTAAATGAATATGAACAACTGGAACATGATGTTTTCGATCAATTAGTTACATATAAAAGTTCAGAGGGAATAGCATATGAAAATACATGTTATGAGATCATTCAACATGTAGTAAACCACGGTACTTATCATAGAGGAAATATTTCAGCAATGTTAAGACAATTAGGTAATAAAACAGTATCTACAGATTATATTTATTTTCTTAGAGAGAGCGTGGACATAGAAAGGTAA
- a CDS encoding GGDEF domain-containing protein → MVTIGDIIEKVPVVSIKTKSSEVNQIFEDLPDLEGIVVTSENQPVGLVMKAQFYQKISTKYGFDLFMGRPIDLVMDTAPLIVEHTEAITVVSSKAMGRSQKNLYDYVVVTKDQMLKGIVSIKNLLIKLAEVQVNLAMYTNPLSGLPGNVLIEEKMNEFLTNKQKEFSFLYVDLDHFKEYNDTYGFKKGDLLIKEVANLLSKNILLIDDRDAFVGHIGGDDFVAILPHYHYEEICQLIIQEYEVRIKQYYDPHDWNNKFVYTKDRNGNFNKIPLVALSIATITNQNHIYHSIDEISKIAAEVKKLCKLQEDSCYVSYDLNAKKDCCAPQQ, encoded by the coding sequence ATGGTAACCATTGGAGATATTATCGAAAAAGTACCAGTTGTTTCAATAAAAACAAAAAGTTCGGAGGTAAATCAGATTTTTGAAGATTTACCTGATCTTGAAGGAATCGTCGTTACTAGTGAAAATCAACCCGTTGGACTTGTCATGAAAGCACAATTTTACCAAAAAATTTCTACCAAATATGGTTTTGATCTTTTTATGGGAAGACCAATTGATCTAGTCATGGATACAGCTCCACTTATTGTCGAACATACTGAAGCAATTACTGTCGTTAGTTCAAAAGCAATGGGACGTAGCCAAAAAAACCTGTATGATTATGTAGTTGTTACTAAAGATCAAATGCTAAAGGGAATAGTCAGTATAAAAAATCTGCTGATTAAGCTAGCTGAAGTACAAGTGAATCTAGCAATGTATACTAACCCCTTATCAGGATTACCTGGAAATGTTCTTATTGAAGAAAAGATGAATGAATTTCTTACTAATAAACAAAAAGAATTTTCATTTCTTTATGTTGATCTTGATCATTTCAAGGAATACAACGACACATATGGATTTAAAAAAGGTGACTTGTTAATAAAAGAAGTAGCCAACCTATTAAGCAAAAATATTTTATTAATTGATGATAGAGATGCCTTTGTCGGACATATCGGTGGAGATGATTTTGTAGCCATTCTTCCTCATTACCATTATGAAGAGATTTGCCAACTTATTATCCAGGAATATGAAGTTCGCATAAAACAATATTATGATCCTCATGACTGGAATAATAAATTTGTTTACACAAAAGATCGTAACGGTAATTTCAACAAAATACCATTAGTAGCTCTCTCTATAGCTACTATTACAAATCAGAATCATATTTACCATTCAATAGATGAGATTAGTAAAATTGCTGCAGAAGTAAAAAAACTCTGTAAGTTACAAGAAGATAGCTGTTATGTGAGCTATGATTTGAATGCTAAGAAGGATTGTTGTGCACCACAACAATAA
- a CDS encoding ATP-binding protein, producing MLSLIKPLIVNITILFSLTFNANLFLPFQKNVKLTLKYKSIYGFLGAFGALLCMAYPIETLGETNFDLRMIAIMVVTLYAGWIPGSIIVTIVSIARFIIGGSFLHIGIIVSIGAFVIALLFRKQYLNAANRFVSASFISIIYFLLYIIVIYINIDFLDAKFYCIYFLAFFGTYMATIFIIETLMKSNKQFDEMVYMDKLTTTGQMAASIAHEIRNPITTVRGFIQLIQQDTVDQKLKKFAPLILEELDRTNNIITNYLKLAKPESFELTKVELNTILSDSIELLRPLGTFSNVSIEFTPFRESCFVKGDIQHIKQSLLNIIKNAIESIEECGVIVIRTDIDRNEGRAIISIEDNGKGMTKEELKHIGLPFYTTKTKGTGLGSMITNRLIRQIGGTIEYSSELGKGTAVTVTFQLV from the coding sequence TTGTTATCACTTATAAAACCACTTATTGTGAATATTACCATTTTATTTTCATTAACATTTAATGCTAATTTGTTCTTACCATTTCAAAAAAACGTTAAACTAACATTAAAATATAAATCAATATATGGTTTTTTAGGTGCATTTGGTGCATTGTTATGTATGGCATATCCTATTGAGACGTTAGGAGAAACAAATTTTGATTTGCGTATGATTGCGATTATGGTTGTAACCTTGTATGCTGGGTGGATTCCTGGAAGTATCATTGTTACGATTGTATCAATTGCACGATTTATTATCGGAGGATCTTTTTTACATATTGGAATTATTGTTTCTATAGGTGCTTTTGTTATTGCTCTATTGTTTAGAAAACAGTATTTAAATGCAGCAAATCGATTTGTAAGTGCTTCATTTATCTCAATCATTTATTTTTTATTATATATAATCGTGATTTATATTAATATCGATTTCTTAGATGCAAAGTTTTACTGTATCTATTTTTTAGCCTTTTTTGGAACATATATGGCTACGATCTTTATTATTGAAACCTTAATGAAGTCTAATAAACAATTTGATGAAATGGTATACATGGATAAGCTGACAACAACAGGTCAAATGGCAGCATCAATTGCTCATGAAATACGAAATCCTATTACAACTGTAAGAGGTTTTATCCAGTTAATTCAACAAGATACGGTTGATCAAAAATTAAAAAAGTTTGCTCCTCTTATACTGGAGGAATTGGACCGCACAAATAATATCATTACTAATTATTTGAAGTTAGCGAAACCAGAGTCTTTTGAATTAACGAAGGTGGAGCTAAATACAATTCTAAGTGACTCTATAGAATTATTACGTCCTTTAGGGACTTTCTCAAATGTATCCATTGAATTTACTCCTTTTAGAGAAAGTTGTTTTGTAAAGGGGGATATACAGCATATAAAACAATCTTTACTAAATATTATAAAAAATGCGATCGAGTCCATTGAAGAATGTGGAGTAATCGTTATTCGAACTGATATAGATCGAAATGAGGGAAGGGCTATTATTAGCATTGAAGATAATGGAAAAGGAATGACAAAAGAAGAATTAAAACATATTGGTTTACCTTTTTACACAACGAAAACAAAAGGTACAGGTTTAGGAAGTATGATCACAAATCGACTAATTCGACAAATTGGGGGAACGATAGAATATAGCAGTGAGTTGGGTAAAGGAACTGCTGTTACGGTTACTTTTCAGTTAGTCTAA
- a CDS encoding NCS2 family permease, with product MDKFFQLTKNKTSIKQEILAGSVSFFTIVYIVVVNASILADAGIPLEAGIIATVLTSVAGCLIMGLFGNTPIILVPGMGVNALFTYTIVLGMGLTWQEGLAVVFVSGILFTIIAFTKLSTIISESIPLSLKEAITVGIGFFLTFIGLQKGGIVVLSKETFVALGNFSEPTVFLTLITLITTVILFSKQIPGNFLISILFGTILSACFGQLNYDFTFKSVDAFVMYKEVFLAMSFANMVDIAFWTATFSLTMVIVFENIGLVFGQVHMINRPQRYNRSLQANALSTITSGIFGSSPTVSTVETAAGITAGGRTGLTSLTTGVLFLTSLLFLPFVRIIPDSAIAPILILIGSLMIQNIQHIDLNDFSESFPAFLIIALIPFTYSIVDGMAFGFIMYPILKIVLKRQTDVKPPLYIIAFLFLLNFIFHSLH from the coding sequence TTGGATAAGTTTTTTCAATTAACTAAAAATAAAACGTCAATAAAACAGGAAATACTTGCTGGATCCGTTTCTTTTTTCACTATTGTCTATATTGTCGTTGTTAATGCTTCTATCTTAGCCGACGCGGGGATACCTTTAGAAGCAGGGATAATAGCAACAGTTCTGACATCTGTCGCGGGTTGTTTAATTATGGGGTTATTCGGAAATACGCCTATAATCCTTGTTCCTGGCATGGGAGTTAACGCACTTTTCACTTACACTATTGTGTTGGGGATGGGGCTAACTTGGCAAGAAGGTCTGGCAGTTGTCTTTGTTTCCGGTATTCTGTTTACTATTATTGCCTTTACAAAGCTTTCAACTATAATCTCGGAGTCAATCCCACTGTCTTTAAAAGAAGCCATAACAGTTGGAATTGGTTTTTTCTTAACATTTATAGGTCTACAAAAAGGCGGCATTGTTGTTTTAAGTAAAGAAACATTCGTAGCCTTAGGTAATTTTAGTGAACCAACTGTGTTTTTGACTCTTATCACTTTAATTACAACTGTTATATTATTTTCCAAACAAATACCTGGTAACTTTCTAATTAGTATATTATTTGGGACTATTCTTTCAGCATGCTTTGGTCAGCTCAACTATGATTTTACTTTTAAATCAGTTGATGCATTTGTTATGTATAAAGAGGTTTTTTTGGCTATGTCTTTTGCAAATATGGTTGATATTGCTTTCTGGACAGCAACGTTTTCTTTAACAATGGTTATCGTATTTGAGAACATTGGCTTAGTATTTGGTCAAGTACATATGATTAATCGTCCACAGCGATATAATCGATCTTTACAAGCTAACGCATTATCAACAATTACCTCTGGTATTTTCGGCTCAAGTCCTACGGTAAGTACTGTTGAGACAGCAGCTGGAATTACTGCTGGTGGAAGAACTGGTTTAACATCACTTACAACTGGAGTTTTATTTTTAACTTCACTTTTATTCTTACCATTTGTAAGAATAATTCCCGATAGCGCAATAGCTCCTATACTAATATTAATTGGAAGTTTAATGATACAAAATATCCAGCATATTGATTTAAACGACTTTAGTGAGAGCTTCCCAGCATTCCTAATTATTGCTTTAATTCCATTTACCTATAGTATTGTAGATGGTATGGCATTCGGATTTATTATGTATCCGATCTTAAAGATTGTACTTAAAAGACAAACAGATGTTAAACCACCTCTTTATATTATTGCATTTTTATTTTTGTTAAACTTTATCTTTCATTCATTACATTAA
- a CDS encoding glycoside hydrolase domain-containing protein yields the protein MARKVWGVDSAYTVNQELYDCVRKRFGLPKFWGRYLTDIPKVSNGLTKQEITFIRSKGIKVLPIYNVIREAVGYDEAQIAVRNAVYHARRLDLPQGTVLFANVENFFNVDSAWIRGWVETLLPTGYQSGFYHDPVEGDFTQAYCQAVQENNEIALQTILWSAEPEPGVTSERKAPKYNPATPNCKANVWVWQYGRDAMKCQIDTNLADERVLNYLY from the coding sequence CTGGCACGAAAAGTTTGGGGCGTTGATTCAGCATATACAGTTAATCAAGAGTTATATGATTGTGTAAGAAAGCGATTTGGTTTACCTAAGTTTTGGGGGAGATACTTAACAGATATTCCTAAGGTTTCAAACGGTTTAACTAAACAAGAAATCACTTTTATCAGAAGTAAGGGGATAAAAGTATTACCTATTTATAATGTTATTAGAGAAGCCGTTGGCTATGATGAAGCGCAAATTGCCGTAAGAAATGCTGTTTATCATGCCAGAAGACTTGATTTACCTCAAGGTACGGTTCTGTTCGCAAATGTTGAAAATTTCTTTAATGTTGATTCAGCTTGGATAAGAGGATGGGTCGAAACACTCTTACCGACCGGGTATCAATCGGGATTTTATCATGATCCGGTTGAAGGGGATTTTACTCAAGCTTATTGTCAGGCTGTTCAGGAGAATAATGAAATTGCCCTACAAACCATTTTATGGAGTGCAGAACCTGAACCAGGAGTAACTTCTGAAAGAAAAGCCCCTAAGTATAATCCGGCAACTCCAAACTGTAAGGCAAATGTTTGGGTATGGCAATATGGCAGGGATGCAATGAAATGCCAGATAGACACTAATCTGGCAGATGAAAGAGTATTAAATTATTTATATTAG
- a CDS encoding chemotaxis protein — protein sequence MDQQKGILLESGTNELEIVEFSVGKNKFGINVIKVKEIIQPVQVTQIPHSHPNVEGIIDIRGEILPVVSVSRALGFGQDEAVKDEKFIVTEFNQTKVVFHVHAVTQIHRISWDKIEKPSGMYQGLESQITGVVKINGEMILLLDFEKIVVDINPESGINVESVKKLGSRERSEKKLVIAEDSPLLRKLLQETLNEAGFQYIEFFENGKDALSYLKSIVEAGKAIEDEVQLIITDIEMPQMDGHHLTRRIKDDPLLSILPVIIFSSLITSDLRHKGQMVGASEQISKPEISTLVQNIDQYVL from the coding sequence ATGGATCAACAAAAAGGGATTTTACTTGAGAGTGGAACAAATGAACTTGAAATTGTAGAGTTTAGCGTAGGTAAAAATAAATTTGGTATTAACGTAATCAAAGTAAAAGAAATTATCCAGCCAGTACAAGTAACGCAAATACCACATTCACATCCAAATGTGGAAGGAATCATAGATATCAGAGGGGAAATTTTGCCTGTCGTAAGTGTTTCTAGAGCGCTAGGTTTTGGACAAGATGAGGCAGTAAAAGATGAAAAATTTATTGTTACAGAATTTAATCAAACAAAAGTTGTTTTTCATGTACATGCAGTTACACAAATTCACCGAATTTCCTGGGATAAAATAGAAAAGCCATCTGGAATGTATCAAGGCTTGGAAAGTCAAATTACAGGAGTAGTAAAAATTAACGGAGAGATGATTCTTCTGTTAGACTTTGAGAAAATTGTTGTTGATATCAATCCAGAGTCAGGGATTAATGTTGAAAGTGTAAAAAAGCTCGGGTCAAGAGAAAGATCGGAAAAAAAATTAGTTATTGCAGAAGATTCACCGTTATTACGTAAATTATTGCAGGAAACGCTTAATGAAGCTGGATTTCAATATATTGAATTCTTTGAAAATGGTAAAGATGCACTATCCTATTTAAAGTCGATTGTAGAGGCAGGCAAAGCAATCGAAGACGAGGTGCAATTAATTATTACTGATATTGAAATGCCACAAATGGATGGACACCATTTAACAAGAAGGATAAAGGATGATCCATTATTAAGTATTTTACCAGTTATTATCTTTTCTTCCTTAATTACGAGTGACCTTCGACATAAGGGCCAGATGGTAGGGGCAAGTGAACAAATAAGTAAACCTGAAATAAGCACCCTTGTACAAAATATCGATCAGTATGTACTTTAA
- a CDS encoding HD domain-containing protein: protein MEILLKARDFAKNAHNGQKRKISGKPYFTHVENVAAILKQSGFPDSVVAAGYLHDVIEDTDVSQEDIREIFGEEILQLVLHNTENKELEWEQRKQATILKANESSFEIRALIAADKLDNSKDLLNFYQQYGDKVWEFFNRGYEKQAWYYKELTEALFKNVNETEVPDFFHILRSNVEHLFSQKEM, encoded by the coding sequence ATGGAGATTCTTCTAAAAGCAAGAGATTTTGCTAAGAACGCACATAATGGACAAAAAAGAAAAATAAGTGGAAAACCATATTTTACACACGTAGAAAATGTGGCAGCTATACTTAAACAATCCGGTTTTCCTGATAGCGTCGTTGCAGCAGGATATCTGCATGATGTTATCGAGGATACCGACGTATCCCAAGAGGATATTAGAGAGATATTTGGCGAGGAGATCTTGCAGCTTGTTTTACATAATACAGAAAACAAAGAGTTGGAATGGGAGCAAAGAAAACAAGCTACCATACTAAAAGCAAATGAATCATCGTTTGAAATTAGAGCATTAATAGCAGCGGACAAACTAGATAATAGTAAGGATTTACTGAACTTTTACCAACAATATGGAGACAAAGTGTGGGAGTTTTTTAATAGAGGGTATGAAAAACAAGCTTGGTATTATAAGGAATTAACAGAAGCTTTATTTAAAAATGTAAATGAAACCGAAGTTCCTGATTTTTTTCATATTCTTAGAAGTAATGTTGAACATCTATTTAGTCAGAAAGAAATGTAA
- a CDS encoding YkyB family protein has protein sequence MDDHKRLDPRLNPTIENLARAIYVVNRHAKTAPNPKYLYALKKKALLKLVQEGKATKKGLHFSNNPKLSQQQSDVLVLAGEYYFHMPPTKDDFDQLPHLGSLNSTYRNPKTHMSLTKAKILLQNYVGMKEEKKPKSHNYRTNKARTYEKPVFKRLGESYR, from the coding sequence ATGGACGATCATAAGCGGCTCGATCCAAGATTAAACCCAACAATTGAAAACCTCGCACGTGCTATTTACGTGGTTAACCGTCATGCAAAAACTGCACCAAACCCAAAATATCTTTATGCTTTAAAAAAGAAAGCATTACTTAAGCTTGTCCAAGAAGGAAAAGCAACTAAAAAAGGACTTCACTTTTCAAATAATCCAAAATTAAGTCAACAGCAATCTGATGTTTTAGTTTTAGCTGGGGAGTATTACTTTCATATGCCTCCTACAAAAGATGACTTCGATCAACTTCCACATTTAGGTTCATTAAATTCAACTTATCGTAACCCAAAAACACACATGTCCTTAACTAAGGCCAAGATTCTCTTACAAAATTACGTTGGAATGAAGGAAGAGAAAAAACCTAAATCACACAATTATCGTACAAACAAAGCACGTACATATGAAAAGCCGGTTTTTAAAAGATTAGGTGAGAGCTACAGATAA
- a CDS encoding HD-GYP domain-containing protein, translated as MFTTIDVQLNETIILGKIICLSLLCMLSLESIVFSLMIRPIKRTFLNDQPSLDDLRLSFKQTHRLPILSVYRIFGPHLFGFSIPAMAMSYIYINNEMLPFPLYYVGIAFGASVLIAGMHAIIEFFLATKAIQPILVYIRDQSQNLYDVDFSHQSHIYISIQKKVLYSAIFIGIFPLLLFSLATHFRFTEASIPLLTEYWSWAVIVLVVSILFAFYGAYLLFHNIAEPIQTLEDAMQQIQQGNLVYQKDVYSDEFSKLISGYNQMVSGLKRRDQINKQLLDSLFTTLALALDARDPYTAGHSVRVAKYSVLIGEQAQLDKETLDLLRKSALLHDIGKIGIRDDILLKDGRLTDEEFNEIKTHPVIGATILSQVQPKVEMDALIPGVKYHHERYDGLGYPEGLLGEDIPLFGRIMAVADAFDAMTSDRPYRKGMPIQKALAIIEEGKGSQWDPRYAQLFISYMRQNEQLASDQLKKSV; from the coding sequence ATGTTTACAACAATAGATGTTCAATTAAATGAAACCATTATATTGGGTAAAATAATCTGCCTTTCACTTTTATGTATGCTTTCACTTGAAAGTATTGTATTTTCACTTATGATCAGACCAATAAAAAGGACATTCTTGAATGATCAACCATCACTTGATGACTTAAGATTATCTTTTAAACAAACACATCGATTACCTATTCTTAGTGTATATAGAATCTTCGGTCCACATTTATTTGGATTTTCTATACCTGCCATGGCAATGAGCTACATTTATATTAACAATGAAATGCTTCCTTTTCCTTTGTATTATGTTGGAATTGCTTTCGGTGCTTCTGTACTTATAGCAGGAATGCATGCTATTATAGAATTCTTTTTAGCTACCAAGGCTATACAGCCGATACTTGTTTATATTAGAGATCAAAGTCAGAATTTATACGACGTGGACTTTTCACATCAATCGCATATATACATTTCAATTCAAAAGAAAGTATTGTATAGTGCAATTTTTATAGGTATTTTTCCTTTGTTATTATTTAGTTTAGCCACTCATTTTCGATTTACCGAAGCCTCCATCCCATTATTAACAGAATACTGGAGTTGGGCTGTTATCGTTTTAGTTGTTTCGATATTATTTGCTTTTTATGGTGCGTATTTATTATTTCATAATATAGCAGAACCTATCCAAACACTTGAAGATGCGATGCAACAAATTCAGCAAGGTAATCTTGTTTATCAAAAAGATGTGTATTCTGATGAATTTTCCAAATTAATATCCGGCTATAATCAAATGGTTAGTGGTCTTAAACGAAGGGATCAAATAAACAAACAACTATTAGACAGTCTTTTTACAACACTAGCACTAGCATTAGATGCACGTGATCCATATACTGCTGGTCATTCAGTCAGGGTTGCAAAGTATTCAGTTTTAATTGGTGAACAAGCTCAGTTAGATAAGGAAACACTAGATTTATTAAGAAAATCAGCTTTATTACATGATATTGGAAAAATAGGCATTAGAGATGATATCTTATTGAAAGATGGTCGCTTAACGGATGAGGAATTTAATGAAATAAAAACCCATCCTGTTATCGGAGCAACCATTCTCTCCCAAGTTCAGCCTAAAGTGGAGATGGATGCACTTATTCCAGGTGTAAAATATCACCATGAACGATATGACGGATTAGGTTATCCGGAAGGTCTTCTGGGGGAAGATATTCCTCTCTTCGGTAGGATTATGGCTGTTGCTGATGCTTTTGATGCTATGACATCTGATCGTCCATATCGTAAAGGTATGCCTATTCAAAAAGCTTTAGCAATTATAGAAGAAGGAAAAGGGTCTCAGTGGGATCCAAGATATGCTCAACTTTTCATAAGCTATATGAGACAAAATGAACAGTTGGCTAGCGATCAACTTAAGAAAAGCGTATAA
- a CDS encoding MFS transporter encodes MKIFRNRNFVKLFYAALFSQMGTTIGNMAFAFYLLDHFSHQPSYATIAELMYSLPTILVFFIVGVVADRFDRKKVAENCDWIRAALTVILFGSLFTNSIPLIFLVLFLRSAVTKFFFPAENSLVQGILNKDQYAQAAGLNQMLFSIFMVFGVGIGAAMYKTIGIHGAVAVDFVSFIISGLLIRSCQIPSSARLPNGRLEWKDVSIKSSFVDFKDGILYIIKNRLLASLIFGFFVFGFFNGAFAILPMFTMKYELSPTNYEWYASLFAISLGLGLLTGSGLGTLIASKFKPHQLMIFPIFLTSLLVFFLGFTDRISIFLIIVFIIGTCLGPINIAIGGWMPKIVHPKLMGRVSGWIDPLMMFAQSMTLGLIALLFPKIIEEIDLLYYGIAAIILLVSLFYAFTLPKLSEAFERKQRRLNHKANANITSI; translated from the coding sequence ATGAAAATTTTTCGTAATCGTAACTTTGTTAAATTATTCTATGCTGCCCTTTTTTCGCAAATGGGTACAACAATAGGAAATATGGCTTTTGCCTTTTATTTACTGGATCATTTTAGTCATCAGCCTTCTTATGCAACAATAGCAGAGCTGATGTATTCATTACCTACCATTCTCGTTTTTTTCATCGTTGGAGTTGTCGCAGACAGATTTGATCGTAAGAAAGTAGCTGAAAATTGTGACTGGATACGCGCAGCTTTAACCGTTATCTTATTTGGTTCACTTTTCACTAACTCTATCCCTCTTATTTTTCTGGTACTTTTCTTAAGAAGTGCTGTAACAAAATTCTTTTTCCCTGCTGAAAACAGTCTTGTTCAAGGGATTTTAAACAAAGATCAATATGCACAAGCAGCTGGACTAAATCAAATGCTTTTTAGTATTTTTATGGTGTTTGGAGTCGGCATAGGTGCAGCAATGTATAAAACAATCGGAATACATGGTGCAGTTGCTGTTGACTTTGTAAGCTTTATTATCTCTGGCTTACTTATTAGGTCATGTCAGATACCATCTTCTGCAAGACTTCCTAATGGAAGGTTAGAATGGAAAGATGTTAGTATTAAATCTTCATTTGTCGATTTTAAAGATGGAATACTTTATATTATTAAAAATCGACTGTTAGCTTCTTTAATCTTTGGCTTTTTTGTTTTTGGTTTTTTTAATGGAGCATTTGCTATCTTACCTATGTTTACAATGAAATATGAACTCTCACCTACAAACTATGAATGGTATGCATCCCTTTTCGCCATTTCATTAGGTTTAGGATTATTAACAGGAAGCGGTCTGGGAACATTAATTGCCTCAAAGTTTAAGCCACATCAATTAATGATCTTTCCAATCTTTCTAACAAGTTTGCTCGTTTTCTTTTTAGGTTTTACAGATAGAATATCGATCTTTCTTATTATCGTGTTTATTATTGGGACATGCTTAGGTCCAATTAATATAGCAATTGGCGGCTGGATGCCTAAAATTGTCCATCCTAAACTTATGGGCCGTGTTAGTGGATGGATTGACCCACTAATGATGTTTGCACAATCTATGACATTAGGTCTTATTGCACTTTTATTCCCAAAAATCATTGAGGAAATTGATTTACTCTATTACGGAATTGCCGCTATTATTTTACTAGTTTCCCTCTTCTATGCCTTCACACTTCCAAAATTAAGTGAGGCATTTGAGAGAAAGCAAAGAAGATTGAATCATAAAGCTAATGCAAATATCACCTCAATCTAA
- a CDS encoding L,D-transpeptidase family protein: MIHIVKQGESLALIAANYRTTINKLLSANSIQNPNIIYIGQKITIPGLPNPDTIPYSIQISISNKRLTLNRNGQVMKEYPIAVGKIVSSTPVGDFVIVNREPNPGGPFGAMWLSLSKIHYGIHGTNNPSSIGKAVSQGCIRMYNSDVLELASLVPNGTNVMIRP; encoded by the coding sequence ATGATTCATATTGTTAAACAAGGAGAAAGCCTTGCCCTGATAGCTGCTAATTACCGAACTACTATAAATAAGCTATTATCAGCAAACTCAATTCAAAATCCTAATATTATCTATATTGGACAAAAAATAACGATTCCAGGTTTACCTAATCCTGATACCATTCCTTATTCGATTCAAATATCTATATCCAATAAACGTTTAACCCTAAACAGAAACGGACAAGTTATGAAAGAATACCCTATTGCCGTAGGGAAAATAGTTAGTTCTACACCTGTAGGAGATTTTGTCATTGTAAATCGGGAACCAAACCCTGGTGGACCTTTTGGGGCAATGTGGCTTTCCTTGTCTAAAATCCACTATGGAATACATGGAACAAACAACCCATCTTCTATTGGTAAAGCCGTTTCACAAGGATGTATTAGAATGTACAACAGCGATGTTTTAGAACTAGCTTCACTAGTTCCTAATGGTACTAATGTAATGATAAGACCTTAA